The segment AAAATACCTCAATCTTTTCAATCTGTTAATTATTTTTTATCCATAGTTCGGGTTAAAATAAAAGTAAGAAGTATAAATTGTTTAAAATAGAAAATCATCATTAACTCTTTATGCTCTATAAATTGAAAATTCTTCTACTTATAACAAGAAAGAAGAATTTTTTCAAGAATTTCCTCCTTTTTGAGGCGGGATTATCCCGTATAAGATAAAGTAAACCCCTGGGATCAACCTAGAAATAAAGAGAAGAATGTAAAAGATACGCTCTTAAGATAAATTTAATCATTTTTAAAAATGAGGGCCCGATATAAAATACTATTCTTGTTTTAAGCTGATTTTAATGCATATTAGAAAGAGAGAAGCCAATTTCAAAATTTTAAACATTCAATCAGTCTAAAATGGATCAAAAAGTATGCGTATAGGGAAAGATCAAAGAACGTTTAAAAAAGCCTTTTTCATTCAAAGAAAAAGTATAAGATCTTTTATCTTTTTTATGACTCTTTTCTTAACGACCGGAAATCTTTTTCCACTGAGTGCGCAAGATGAAAAAGTCTTAAATATTTATAATTGGACAGATGATATTGCGCCGGATGTTCTTCGAAAATTTGAAGAAGAAACCGGAATTAAGGTTAATTATGACGTGTATGACAGTGATGAGGTTTTGGAAGCAAAACTCCTTCTCGGGAATTCAGGGTATGATGTTGTGTTCCCGTCTGCTAATCCTTTCTTTGCACGTCAAATTAAAGCAGGAATTTATGAGAAAATTGATAAAAGCCAACTCAAAAACTATCATAATCTTGATGCAAATGTTTTAAAGAGATTGGAAGAAATAGACCCTGAAAATAATTATGGAATTCCGTATTCATGGGGAACAATAGGAATCGCTTATAACCCTGAGAAACTCTCCAAATGCATGCCAGGGGTAGATATCGAAAAATTAACAGAAAATTTTGGGATCTTATTTAACTCTGAAATCGTTCAGCATTTTGCAACATGCGGTGTGTCTCTTCAATCCAGTGCCCTTGATGTCTTTAATGCAATTTTAGTTTATGCAGGAGTAAATCCGAATACGACATCCCGTGAAGAATTTGAAAAAGCCGTTAAGATTTTAAAATCTGTTCGACCTTTTATTCGAAAGTTTACAGCCGGAGGACTTATTGAAGATCTTGCAACAGGAGAAACGTGTCTTGCGCTTGGGTGGTCAGGAGATGTGTTGAAGGCATCTTTACGTGCAAAAGAATTGAATCAAAAATTTCAAATTAAATATGCGATTCCTAAGGAAGGTGCAGAGATATGGTTTGAAGTCATGGCCATTCCA is part of the Pseudomonadota bacterium genome and harbors:
- a CDS encoding polyamine ABC transporter substrate-binding protein, whose protein sequence is MRIGKDQRTFKKAFFIQRKSIRSFIFFMTLFLTTGNLFPLSAQDEKVLNIYNWTDDIAPDVLRKFEEETGIKVNYDVYDSDEVLEAKLLLGNSGYDVVFPSANPFFARQIKAGIYEKIDKSQLKNYHNLDANVLKRLEEIDPENNYGIPYSWGTIGIAYNPEKLSKCMPGVDIEKLTENFGILFNSEIVQHFATCGVSLQSSALDVFNAILVYAGVNPNTTSREEFEKAVKILKSVRPFIRKFTAGGLIEDLATGETCLALGWSGDVLKASLRAKELNQKFQIKYAIPKEGAEIWFEVMAIPKDAPHRENAYKFIDFILRPQVIAEITNYIYDANPNKASLQYVAKEVRNNPIIYPPASVMKTLFVSKSAPQNFERWRSRAWIRIKTGI